A single Photobacterium toruni DNA region contains:
- a CDS encoding DUF2797 domain-containing protein — translation MSTRMQGTLSKMKSSLGEIVDYYLPVGDQQLHLNPYIGKQLILTHTGNIFCCSCGKKTKKSYSQGHCFPCMKKLASCDMCIMKPETCHYAEGTCREPQWGEANCMVPHYVYLSNTSALKVGITRHTQIPTRWIDQGATQALAILKVKTRQISGLVEVAIAEMVADKTNWRTMLKGNNVDIDLQQQAQVLLPEVKQRLAEVTAEFGEDAIEYLNNDIVGIHYPVDQFPTKIASHNFDKEPVVSGILEGIKGQYLLFDTGVINIRKFSSYEIIVAE, via the coding sequence GTGAGCACACGCATGCAAGGTACACTCAGTAAAATGAAATCATCACTTGGAGAAATAGTTGATTACTATCTTCCTGTGGGCGATCAACAACTTCATCTTAACCCTTATATTGGTAAGCAATTAATCCTTACTCATACAGGTAATATCTTCTGCTGTTCATGCGGGAAAAAGACCAAAAAGAGCTATTCTCAAGGTCATTGTTTTCCTTGTATGAAAAAACTTGCAAGTTGCGATATGTGTATCATGAAGCCAGAAACTTGCCACTATGCTGAAGGGACTTGCCGAGAGCCACAGTGGGGCGAAGCTAATTGCATGGTGCCGCACTATGTCTATCTTTCTAACACTTCGGCACTAAAAGTTGGAATTACTCGTCATACTCAGATCCCTACCCGTTGGATTGATCAAGGCGCAACTCAAGCACTTGCCATCTTAAAAGTAAAAACCCGTCAGATATCTGGACTGGTTGAAGTCGCTATTGCAGAAATGGTGGCAGATAAAACCAATTGGCGCACAATGCTAAAAGGTAATAATGTAGATATCGATCTCCAGCAACAAGCACAAGTATTATTACCAGAAGTAAAACAAAGACTCGCGGAAGTAACCGCTGAGTTTGGTGAAGATGCTATCGAATATTTAAATAATGATATTGTGGGTATTCATTATCCGGTTGATCAGTTTCCAACCAAAATAGCATCACACAATTTTGATAAAGAACCCGTTGTCAGTGGTATTCTTGAAGGTATTAAAGGTCAATATTTATTATTTGATACTGGTGTGATTAATATTCGTAAATTTAGCAGTTATGAAATTATTGTAGCTGAATAA
- a CDS encoding putative ATP-dependent zinc protease has translation MKKTAVGLFVLFLFGCAQQLPITDDQQDTASVIQPITKPLTFVSMVTAAEIKAAAQAQTVAAEKKAIEIKKQGSVSTDLTTDKITASTASMKLAAVQHQKKIETKDGMLILGHHEWVLVLSGKKHISAYIDPQSSTSRIGVKDLVEFERDGNNWVKFTFQAKEYKYPVKAWAKSKDKKRLPIVLLRTKLGDRNDEVEYQLIDGGNGVVLGEKFMRDIAVQNSQRKYIQPLAK, from the coding sequence ATGAAGAAAACGGCAGTCGGTTTATTTGTTTTGTTTCTTTTTGGTTGTGCTCAGCAATTACCCATTACTGATGACCAACAAGATACAGCTTCAGTTATACAACCAATAACTAAACCATTGACATTTGTTTCAATGGTGACGGCTGCTGAAATAAAAGCTGCGGCACAAGCACAAACAGTCGCTGCGGAAAAAAAAGCGATTGAGATAAAAAAGCAGGGCTCAGTTTCGACAGATCTTACAACAGATAAAATTACCGCTTCTACAGCATCCATGAAATTAGCTGCGGTTCAACATCAGAAAAAAATAGAAACTAAAGATGGTATGTTAATCTTAGGTCACCATGAGTGGGTGCTTGTATTATCAGGGAAAAAACATATCTCTGCTTATATTGATCCTCAATCGTCAACATCTCGAATCGGTGTTAAAGATCTCGTCGAATTTGAGCGAGATGGCAATAATTGGGTAAAATTTACGTTTCAAGCTAAAGAATATAAATACCCAGTCAAAGCATGGGCAAAATCGAAGGATAAAAAACGGTTACCAATAGTTTTATTGCGAACAAAGCTTGGTGATCGTAATGATGAAGTTGAATACCAATTGATTGATGGGGGGAATGGGGTTGTTTTAGGTGAAAAATTTATGCGTGATATTGCAGTACAGAATAGTCAGCGTAAGTATATTCAGCCCCTAGCCAAATAA
- a CDS encoding phosphotransferase — MNKPQLKIIAENAFFTMFRRKADVCDIQETFYGWVVFLASGKSKIVVKFSREVGRIAKEVSSLGQLRKIVSCPVPDIYLFGRESGYDYIVLDWLEGVSAHQLPEDPKAVRIFREDYTDILLALHEHQHPQGFELSNGEFSQNLSSAFDDWMGSVYHYLMSVGSPFSLGLKEKFTDLWESRTKILAPIAHESSSFVHDDCHIANVLFDPVTFKVAGLLDPCDSGFKHRELDVIHLFDVRSDLHIAERYLEKSHLDDGFETRRHFFSLWDDAKHSRNMGWYNEQWLSNKFSQYESVA, encoded by the coding sequence ATGAATAAACCACAGCTTAAAATTATTGCTGAAAATGCTTTTTTTACAATGTTTCGCCGCAAAGCTGATGTGTGTGATATTCAGGAAACCTTTTATGGTTGGGTGGTTTTTCTTGCCTCAGGAAAATCGAAAATTGTCGTTAAATTTTCGCGTGAAGTTGGTCGTATTGCTAAAGAAGTTTCAAGCTTAGGGCAGTTACGTAAAATTGTGTCGTGTCCAGTTCCTGATATTTATCTTTTTGGACGAGAGTCTGGGTATGATTATATCGTTTTAGATTGGTTAGAAGGTGTTTCTGCACATCAATTACCTGAAGATCCTAAAGCGGTGAGAATATTTAGAGAAGATTATACTGATATTCTATTAGCACTTCATGAGCATCAGCATCCTCAAGGGTTTGAACTTTCAAATGGTGAGTTTAGCCAAAATTTGAGTTCTGCATTTGATGATTGGATGGGCAGTGTTTATCACTATTTAATGAGTGTGGGTTCACCGTTTAGCCTTGGGTTAAAAGAAAAATTTACTGATCTTTGGGAAAGTAGAACCAAAATTTTAGCACCAATTGCTCATGAATCATCATCATTTGTACATGATGATTGCCATATTGCAAATGTACTGTTTGATCCGGTGACTTTTAAAGTTGCAGGTTTATTGGATCCTTGTGATAGTGGATTTAAGCATCGAGAATTGGATGTTATCCATTTATTTGATGTGCGTAGTGATCTGCATATAGCAGAACGTTATCTAGAAAAAAGCCACTTAGATGATGGCTTTGAAACTCGTCGTCATTTTTTTAGTTTATGGGACGATGCAAAGCATAGCCGTAATATGGGTTGGTACAATGAGCAGTGGCTAAGCAATAAGTTTTCACAATATGAGTCAGTTGCATAA